From the Metamycoplasma hominis ATCC 23114 genome, one window contains:
- a CDS encoding ribose-phosphate pyrophosphokinase: MKAKKEDNVVIFGMENSQKLAQEIGKYLNKEILPVKTTVFADGECLLKSETTVRNKDVYIICNTSKPVNDNIMSLLILIDSLRRSSAKSINCVMTYYGYARQDRKASGRDPISAALVAKMYETAGADKIITIDLHNASIQGFFNIPVDDLRGQFIFSNELLNRKEKLVIVSPDHGGAVRARQLSELLNNEEQIAIIDKRRTGPNKCEIMGVLGDVKDKNVLIYDDIIDTGGTIIHAAEALKANGAKNIIIAATHGLFSKGFEMFENNAMIDEVIITNSIDHSHLSNFKKLRELSLAQFLSMVINANIESKSITEVYNAYGKRKQ, encoded by the coding sequence ATGAAAGCAAAAAAAGAAGATAATGTTGTAATTTTTGGCATGGAAAATTCCCAAAAATTAGCACAAGAAATTGGAAAGTATTTAAATAAAGAAATATTGCCAGTTAAAACTACAGTATTTGCAGATGGAGAATGCCTTTTAAAATCAGAAACAACCGTTAGAAATAAAGATGTTTATATTATTTGCAATACCTCAAAACCAGTAAACGATAACATAATGTCATTGCTGATTTTAATTGATTCATTAAGACGTTCATCAGCAAAGAGCATTAATTGCGTTATGACTTACTATGGATATGCAAGACAAGATAGAAAAGCAAGTGGAAGAGATCCAATATCAGCTGCACTAGTTGCTAAGATGTATGAAACAGCGGGTGCTGATAAAATAATTACTATTGACTTGCACAACGCTTCAATTCAAGGATTTTTCAACATTCCTGTTGATGATTTAAGGGGACAATTTATTTTTTCAAATGAATTGTTAAACAGAAAAGAAAAACTAGTAATTGTATCGCCAGACCATGGGGGTGCAGTTAGAGCAAGACAATTGTCAGAATTACTAAACAATGAAGAACAAATTGCAATTATTGATAAGCGTCGTACAGGACCTAATAAATGCGAAATTATGGGTGTTTTAGGTGATGTTAAAGATAAAAACGTTTTAATCTATGACGATATTATTGACACAGGTGGAACAATTATTCATGCAGCGGAAGCGTTAAAAGCAAACGGCGCAAAAAATATTATAATTGCAGCTACTCACGGTCTATTTTCAAAAGGATTTGAAATGTTTGAAAATAACGCAATGATTGATGAAGTTATTATTACTAATTCAATAGATCACAGCCATTTATCAAACTTTAAAAAATTAAGAGAATTATCTTTGGCTCAATTTTTAAGTATGGTAATCAATGCAAACATTGAAAGCAAATCTATAACAGAAGTATATAAT
- the mgtA gene encoding magnesium-translocating P-type ATPase — protein sequence MIVNITKNKLKNSSRKEKQIKQINTRLVEASNCSQEELFLKYQTSQNGFQDEERIEAAREEYGLNKITKKGADNVWKRLFRSFFNFFNIILFALAIVSMIIDLILPASKGKKITWIDGMTVIIVLFMVFLSGIIHFVQEQRGASSADKLVETVETTSLVQRNGIMKEIPMDEIVVGDIVYLAAGDIIPADVRILEAKDLFISQSSLTGESDAIEKYKNIDSSKEFEAITDRSNLAFMGTNVISGSAKTIVIATGNDTIIGQVASKINEKPIPTNFDKGIKKISIMFTIIMAVIVPIVFLILGIKGVIGGENQWLEGFLFGISIAVGLTPEMLPMIVTASLSKGAISLGKAKTIIKNINSIQNFGSMDILCTDKTGTLTQDEVIMERHMDVTGKEDFHVLKYAFINSYYQTGLKNLLDKSIINKTFEMASKNKELEDFQRFYEKIDEIPFDFKRKRMSVLVKSLKQNKVTLITKGAVEEIVSVCKNIYIDGEVKPLDKKTIDKVLRRVEEFNSEGLRVIAIASKKSTINAVGKISVNDECDMTLIGYLTFLDPPKDSAAAAIEKLHEYGVDVKILTGDSALVTKAVCAQVGIKNNRILLGKEVEELSDAELKIEVEKVQIFAKLSPDQKARIISILRDNGHVVGYMGDGINDAPAMKSADVSISVDTAVDIAKESANIILLEKDLNVLAKGIVEGRKTHANINKYIKMTASSNFGNIFSILIASFLIPFVPLNPVQIILLNLVYDVCCATMPWDNVDPEFILKPRQWEYKSIWRFMFWFGPTSSIVDIVSYVVLFFAIIPNASFMTSKGDWVQIGAYKSFASLKDELSIEKQKAFKELFWAGWLVVSMYTQTLVIHFLRTDKTPFIKSNATTSLFISTLIGCAIINAVPYIPGINKGLSLMPLPGIYYAWLVLFLGIYVLLVVSVKSIYKRIYKEFL from the coding sequence ATGATAGTTAATATAACAAAAAATAAACTTAAAAATTCTTCAAGAAAAGAAAAACAAATTAAGCAAATCAATACAAGGTTAGTTGAAGCTTCTAATTGTAGTCAAGAAGAATTATTTTTAAAATATCAAACCTCTCAAAACGGATTTCAAGATGAAGAAAGAATTGAAGCTGCAAGAGAAGAATATGGTTTAAATAAAATAACAAAAAAAGGCGCTGATAATGTTTGAAAGCGTTTATTTAGATCATTTTTTAATTTTTTTAACATCATTTTGTTTGCATTGGCAATTGTTTCTATGATTATTGATTTAATATTGCCGGCATCAAAAGGTAAAAAGATAACATGAATTGATGGAATGACTGTCATCATTGTTTTATTTATGGTTTTTTTAAGTGGAATTATTCACTTCGTTCAAGAACAACGTGGGGCATCAAGCGCTGATAAATTAGTTGAGACTGTTGAAACTACTTCGCTTGTTCAAAGGAATGGTATTATGAAGGAAATTCCAATGGATGAGATTGTAGTAGGCGATATTGTGTATTTAGCAGCTGGAGATATTATTCCGGCGGATGTAAGAATATTAGAAGCAAAAGACTTATTTATTTCTCAATCCTCATTAACCGGAGAAAGCGATGCTATTGAAAAATATAAGAACATCGACAGTTCTAAAGAATTTGAAGCAATAACTGATCGTAGCAATTTAGCTTTTATGGGAACCAATGTTATTTCAGGTTCTGCTAAAACTATTGTAATTGCAACCGGCAATGATACAATTATTGGACAAGTTGCTTCCAAAATCAATGAAAAACCAATACCAACAAACTTTGATAAAGGAATTAAAAAAATTTCAATAATGTTCACTATTATAATGGCCGTTATTGTCCCTATAGTATTTTTAATTTTAGGAATTAAAGGTGTTATTGGTGGAGAAAACCAATGATTAGAAGGATTTTTGTTTGGTATATCAATTGCTGTTGGTTTAACACCAGAAATGCTCCCAATGATAGTGACTGCTAGTTTATCTAAAGGCGCAATTTCACTAGGCAAGGCCAAAACAATAATTAAGAATATTAATTCGATTCAAAATTTCGGATCAATGGACATTTTATGTACAGATAAAACTGGGACATTAACACAAGATGAAGTAATTATGGAACGTCATATGGATGTTACCGGCAAAGAAGATTTTCATGTTTTAAAATATGCTTTTATTAATTCATATTATCAAACAGGATTAAAAAATTTACTTGATAAATCAATAATTAATAAGACTTTTGAAATGGCATCAAAAAACAAAGAACTTGAGGATTTTCAAAGATTTTATGAAAAAATTGACGAAATTCCTTTTGATTTCAAAAGAAAAAGAATGTCTGTTTTAGTTAAATCATTAAAACAAAATAAAGTAACCTTAATTACCAAGGGTGCTGTCGAAGAAATTGTGAGTGTATGTAAAAATATTTACATTGATGGGGAAGTTAAGCCTCTTGATAAGAAAACAATAGATAAGGTTCTAAGAAGAGTTGAAGAATTCAATTCAGAAGGACTAAGAGTTATTGCAATCGCTTCTAAAAAATCAACAATTAATGCAGTTGGAAAAATATCGGTAAATGATGAATGCGATATGACCTTGATTGGATATTTAACATTTCTTGATCCTCCTAAAGATTCTGCTGCTGCTGCAATTGAAAAATTGCATGAATATGGAGTTGATGTAAAAATATTAACAGGAGATAGTGCGCTTGTAACAAAAGCAGTATGTGCCCAAGTAGGAATAAAAAATAATAGAATTTTACTAGGCAAAGAAGTTGAAGAATTAAGCGATGCTGAACTTAAAATTGAAGTTGAAAAAGTTCAAATTTTTGCAAAATTAAGCCCTGACCAAAAGGCAAGAATTATTTCAATATTGCGTGATAATGGTCATGTTGTTGGCTATATGGGTGACGGAATTAATGATGCACCCGCTATGAAATCAGCCGATGTTTCAATATCAGTTGATACTGCAGTTGATATTGCAAAAGAATCAGCTAACATAATTCTTTTAGAAAAAGACCTAAACGTTTTGGCTAAAGGAATTGTTGAAGGTAGAAAAACACATGCCAATATTAACAAATACATAAAAATGACTGCATCTTCAAACTTTGGAAATATATTTAGTATTTTAATTGCTTCATTTTTAATTCCTTTTGTTCCATTAAACCCTGTACAAATAATATTATTGAATTTGGTATATGATGTTTGCTGTGCAACAATGCCATGAGATAATGTAGACCCTGAATTTATTCTTAAACCTCGGCAATGAGAGTATAAATCAATTTGAAGATTTATGTTTTGGTTTGGTCCAACGAGTTCAATAGTAGATATTGTTTCATATGTAGTCTTATTCTTTGCAATAATTCCAAATGCGTCATTTATGACTAGCAAGGGAGATTGAGTACAAATAGGAGCATATAAGAGTTTTGCTTCTTTAAAAGATGAACTAAGTATAGAAAAACAAAAAGCATTTAAAGAACTATTCTGAGCAGGATGATTAGTTGTTTCTATGTATACTCAAACCCTTGTAATTCACTTTTTACGTACTGATAAAACACCATTTATTAAATCAAATGCAACGACCTCGTTATTTATTTCAACATTAATCGGATGTGCAATAATTAATGCCGTGCCATATATACCTGGAATTAATAAAGGTTTAAGTCTAATGCCATTGCCAGGAATTTATTATGCTTGATTAGTTTTATTCTTAGGAATATATGTCTTATTAGTTGTTAGTGTTAAGTCAATTTATAAACGTATATATAAAGAATTTTTATAA
- a CDS encoding ATP-binding cassette domain-containing protein codes for MKKIEFINVDASYYKKSPIVLKNINFSIEEGEFIAIIGKSGAGKSTIFNALLRQLFVKKGNVKINDIDIYRASKKQWKAILKNIGFLSQNNNFIESLNCYENILHFYPKYKNFLFSWFHVLSKTQKQEIYEYFVKFNIFDKLFTRVDELSGGQRQRLWLILILLQKVDIILADEPTNSLDIANARDVLELLSSISQEYKKTILVNIHDISLIKTYFKKYIYVKDGQIIEIGETKNLNELKIKDLYNF; via the coding sequence ATGAAAAAAATTGAATTCATCAATGTTGATGCAAGTTATTATAAAAAAAGTCCAATAGTTTTAAAGAACATAAATTTTTCTATTGAAGAGGGTGAATTTATAGCGATAATAGGAAAATCCGGCGCTGGAAAATCAACAATTTTCAATGCTTTATTGAGGCAATTGTTTGTAAAAAAAGGCAATGTAAAAATTAATGATATTGATATTTATAGAGCTTCAAAAAAACAATGAAAGGCAATATTAAAAAATATTGGATTTTTAAGTCAAAACAATAATTTTATTGAAAGTTTAAATTGCTATGAAAACATTCTACATTTTTATCCAAAATATAAAAATTTTCTTTTTTCTTGATTTCATGTTTTAAGCAAAACCCAAAAACAAGAAATATATGAATATTTTGTAAAATTCAATATATTTGATAAGTTATTTACAAGAGTCGATGAATTAAGCGGGGGTCAAAGGCAAAGATTGTGGTTGATACTTATTTTATTACAAAAAGTTGACATTATTTTAGCAGACGAACCTACCAATAGTCTTGATATAGCAAACGCAAGAGATGTTTTGGAATTATTGTCTTCAATATCACAAGAATACAAAAAAACAATTTTAGTAAATATTCACGACATTTCATTAATAAAAACTTATTTTAAGAAATACATTTATGTCAAAGATGGACAGATTATTGAAATTGGTGAAACAAAAAATTTAAATGAATTAAAAATAAAAGATTTATATAATTTTTAA